A stretch of the Candidatus Firestonebacteria bacterium RIFOXYD2_FULL_39_29 genome encodes the following:
- a CDS encoding dCTP deaminase, which translates to MSIKPDKWIIKMAKEKEMITPFAEAQVRKGVISFGVGSYGYDFRIADEFQIPKILPLLDPKNIQPGMFGIKKADFCIIPPGSFILGKTVEYFKIPRNIVTICTGKSTYARVGVIVNVTPFEPEWEGYATISIVNSSSSPVKIYANEGIGQLIFLEATEVCDISYADKKGKYQAQKNITHAKI; encoded by the coding sequence ATGAGCATAAAACCTGATAAATGGATAATAAAGATGGCGAAAGAAAAAGAAATGATTACTCCTTTCGCTGAAGCACAGGTGCGAAAAGGCGTTATCTCCTTTGGTGTCGGTTCTTACGGCTATGACTTTAGAATAGCAGACGAGTTTCAAATACCAAAAATACTCCCACTACTCGATCCAAAAAATATTCAGCCCGGAATGTTTGGCATAAAAAAAGCTGATTTTTGTATTATACCTCCGGGTTCTTTCATTTTAGGTAAGACTGTAGAGTATTTTAAAATTCCAAGAAATATTGTGACCATCTGTACCGGCAAATCCACCTATGCCAGAGTCGGTGTTATCGTAAATGTAACCCCGTTTGAACCGGAATGGGAGGGCTATGCGACCATATCCATAGTCAATTCTTCTTCTTCTCCCGTAAAAATATATGCAAACGAAGGAATCGGCCAGTTGATTTTTCTGGAAGCTACAGAAGTATGCGATATTTCTTATGCGGATAAAAAAGGCAAGTATCAGGCACAGAAAAACATAACACACGCAAAGATATGA
- a CDS encoding adenylosuccinate lyase, translating to MISRYTLPEMGGIWTDEARYRKWLAVEVAVCEVLASRGEMPKKAFLNIKKKADINVKRIEAIEERTKHDVIAFKQCVDSYIGKDSIYFHRGLTSSDVLDTGLALQLKAAADILIKDIKETIAILKKKTKQYKNLPMMGRTHGVHAEPTTFGLKLAIWWKEMERNLVRMERAKETISYGKISGAVGTFSNIDPVIEVAVCKKLGLKNASVSNQVIQRDRHAEYLSVIAIIGSSLDKFATEIRHLQRTEVYEAEEPFAKGQKGSSAMPHKRNPITCERISGLARLLRANAITGYENIALWHERDISHSSVERVTLPDSTITLDYMLHKFNWLMDNLNVYPENMMDNLNKMQGLMYSQKVRIALTNKGMIYDQAYQLVQDSAMRVWRKEGSFKELLLKDPRVSKYLTSDELEACFDMNAYLKNVKKVFKRLGV from the coding sequence ATGATAAGTCGCTATACTTTACCTGAAATGGGCGGTATCTGGACGGATGAAGCAAGGTACAGAAAATGGCTTGCCGTTGAAGTTGCAGTTTGTGAAGTTCTGGCGAGTCGCGGGGAGATGCCAAAAAAAGCCTTCCTTAATATAAAGAAAAAGGCTGATATCAACGTAAAACGTATTGAAGCCATTGAAGAAAGAACAAAACATGATGTTATCGCGTTTAAACAATGTGTGGATAGTTATATAGGGAAGGATTCGATATATTTTCATAGGGGACTTACTTCTTCCGATGTTCTTGATACAGGACTTGCTCTGCAACTAAAAGCCGCTGCGGATATTCTTATAAAAGATATAAAAGAGACTATAGCTATTCTTAAGAAAAAGACTAAGCAGTATAAAAACCTTCCAATGATGGGGCGCACTCACGGAGTTCATGCGGAACCGACTACCTTCGGGCTAAAACTTGCGATTTGGTGGAAAGAGATGGAACGTAACCTTGTGAGAATGGAAAGGGCAAAAGAGACAATCAGCTACGGAAAAATCTCCGGAGCTGTCGGAACGTTCTCAAATATTGACCCGGTTATAGAAGTTGCAGTATGTAAAAAACTCGGGTTAAAGAATGCGTCTGTTTCAAATCAAGTGATCCAGAGAGATCGGCACGCTGAATATCTTTCGGTTATAGCAATAATCGGTTCATCCCTCGATAAATTTGCCACTGAAATCAGGCATCTCCAGCGCACGGAAGTTTACGAAGCGGAAGAACCGTTTGCGAAAGGTCAGAAGGGTTCCTCCGCCATGCCGCATAAGAGAAATCCTATTACCTGCGAAAGAATATCAGGGCTTGCCAGACTACTCCGGGCTAATGCGATAACCGGCTATGAAAATATTGCGCTCTGGCATGAACGTGATATTTCACACTCTTCCGTAGAAAGGGTGACTCTCCCGGACAGTACTATTACACTGGATTATATGCTTCATAAATTTAACTGGCTCATGGATAATCTGAACGTCTATCCGGAAAACATGATGGATAATCTTAATAAAATGCAGGGGCTTATGTATTCTCAGAAAGTTCGCATAGCTCTCACAAACAAAGGCATGATCTACGACCAAGCGTATCAACTGGTTCAGGACAGCGCGATGAGGGTATGGAGAAAAGAAGGAAGTTTTAAAGAACTGCTCTTAAAAGACCCGCGGGTGAGTAAATATTTAACTTCTGACGAACTTGAAGCGTGCTTTGATATGAACGCCTATTTAAAGAATGTTAAAAAAGTGTTCAAACGGCTGGGGGTCTGA